The proteins below are encoded in one region of Chrysemys picta bellii isolate R12L10 chromosome 4, ASM1138683v2, whole genome shotgun sequence:
- the LOC101945443 gene encoding zinc finger protein 879-like isoform X3 has translation MERLESEPTLYSPHNATPVPHIHPAIVAPAGSIGAGWAQCPALDIASWLEGLQCYSGLVCPALRHGDTGSGVLAKCEWDCDLVLRVAATLTEVWPACPIMTEGQQDDAAEVVLLFVPGYNTHSRGPASAPEPPLWGESQTQKTLSITFFTRCKPTPIIMVQTFKPPSSVDHCTSASPAITIPLSLCKLCHAELGCLSFQMLVTFEDVAMYFSPAEWALLSEEQKQLYRHVMWENYQTLISLEGIQALKPVVISSIERGENLCGPGPIEDEDGDILRGTHPDFPDAEIWDWSVIESSLGFFLTQSSFPGAGARNLSRAEGQTPEEDSGNLESPSPFPGTSVESHSQKTERGRHRKRQCRLQRQRKHLTRKESGTQRGHQRRSRPHLKPPAEGKAGPRKTLYTCRVCREEFKVQRDLISHHWTVHRSQKRYHCSECGESFRRKKDFRAHGKVHRKKRDHPCSECGKIFNRLSHLIAHQRIHTGERPYCCAECGKRFVDISALNSHKRVHSGERPFACAECGKRFMNSSAFRNHQAVHSEKRPHRCNQCGKGFKLASTLTRHQKIHSKERPFLCHECGKKFCLREHLIRHQRIHTGEQPHCCAECGKKFSLLQSLRRHWEIHSTERLHRCAECGKIFGHPENLTRHKRVHTGELYRCTDCGKGFVRLQHLTHHQRIHTGEKPYCCTECGKSFTQSSGLINHQRIHSGERPYPCTQCGKCFAHSSSLTEHLKIHSGERPYSCIQCGKHFARSSSLTQHRRTHPGEQPYSCAQCGKRFARSSYLTKHQSTHSG, from the exons ATGGAGCGACTGGAGAGTGAACCAACCCTGTACTCACCCCACAATGCTACTCCAGTGCCCCACATTCACCCTGCAATAGTGGCTCCAGCAGGGTCcattggggctggctgggcccagtGTCCTGCTCTGGACATTGCATCATGGTTGGAGGGGCTGCAGTGCTACTCAGGTTTGGTCTGCCCAGCCCTCCGGCATGGTGACACAGGGTCAGGAGTGCTGGCTAAATGTGAGTGGGACTGTGACCTGGTGCTCCGGGTTGCTGCGACACTAACTGAAGTTTGGCCTGCCTGTCCCATCATGACAGAGGGTCAGCAGGATGATGCCGCAGAAGTGGTGCTACTCTTTGTGCCAGGATACAACACCCACAGCAGGGGGCCAGCCTCAGCTCCCGAGCCACCACTGTGGGGTGAATCACAGACACAGAAAACACTGTCCATTACTTTTTTTACACGGTGCAAACCCACACCCATAATAATGGTACAAACTTTCAAACCTCCCAGTTCTGTGGACCACTGTACATCTGCCTCACCTGCAATAACTATTCCTCTATCATTGTGTAAACTTTGCCATGCTGAGTTGGGTTGTTTGTCCTTTCAGATGTTGGTGACGTTTGAGGATGTGGCCATGTATTTCTCCCCAGCAGAATGGGCGCTGCTGAGCGAGGAGCAAAAGCAACTTTACAGACATGTCATGTGGGAAAATTACCAGACTCTGATCTCATTAG AAGGAATCCAAGCCCTCAAGCCAGTGGTGATCTCCAGCATAGAGCGAGGAGAAAATCTGTGTGGGCCGGGTCCTATAGAAGATGAAGATGGGGACATCCTGAGAGGAACCCACCCAG ATTTTCCAGATGCAGAGATCTGGGACTGGTCAGTAATTGAAAGCTCCTTGGGCTTCTTCCTCACACAAAGCTCTTTCCCTGGAGCAG GGGCGAGGAacctgagcagggctgaggggcAGACTCCTGAGGAAGACTCTGGCAACCTGGAGTCACCCAGCCCTTTCCCAGGAACATCAGTGGAGAGCCATTCCCAGAAAACTGAGCGGGGAAGGCACCGCAAGAGGCAGTGCAGGCTCCAAAGGCAGAGGAAGCACCTGACTAGAAAGGAGTCAGGAACCCAAAGAGGCCATCAGAGGAGATCCAGGCCACATCTAAAGCCTCCTGCAGAGGGAAAAGCTGGGCCCAGAAAGACCCTATATACCTGCCGTGTGTGCAGAGAAGAATTCAAGGTGCAGAGAGACCTGATAAGCCACCACTGGACGGTTCATAGGAGTCAGAAACGGTATCACTGTAGCGAGTGTGGGGAGAGCTTTAGGAGAAAGAAAGATTTCAGAGCACATGGGAAAGTTCACAGAAAGAAGAGAGACCATCCCTGTTCTGAATGTGGGAAGATATTCAACCGGTTATCGCATCTCATTGCCCACCAGAGAATACAtacgggagagagaccctattgCTGTGCTGAGTGCGGAAAAAGATTCGTCGATATATCAGCTCTTAACAGCCACAAGAGAGTCCACTCAGGAGAGAGACCCTTTGCCTGCGCTGAGTGTGGAAAGCGATTTATGAATTCTTCAGCATTTCGTAATCATCAGGCAGTCCACTCAGAAAAGAGACCCCATCGCTGTAACCAATGTGGGAAAGGCTTCAAACTTGCATCAACTCTTACTAGGCACCAGAAAATCCACAGCAAAGAGAGACCCTTCTTGTGTCATGAGTGTGGGAAAAAGTTCTGCCTACGAGAACATCTGATcagacatcagaggatccacactggggagcagccccattgctgtgctgagtgtgggaaaaaattCAGTCTCCTTCAAAGTCTCAGGAGACACTGGGAAATCCATAGCACGGAGAGACTCCATCGCTGTGCTGAGTGTGGGAAAATATTCGGTCATCCAGAAAATCTCACTAGACACAAGAGAGTACACACTGGGGAACTCTATCGCTGCACTGACTGTGGAAAAGGCTTTGTCCGTCTACAACATCTCACTCaccaccagagaatccacactggagagaaaccctattgctgcactgagtgtgggaaaagtttcacccAATCGTCAGGCCTTATCAACCACCAGAGAATCCATTCAGGAGAGCGACCCTATCCCTGCACACAGTGTGGGAAGTGCTTTGCTCACTCATCATCTCTCACTGAACATCTGAAAATCCATTCAGGAGAGCGACCATATTCCTGCATACAGTGTGGGAAGCACTTTGCTCGCTCATCATCTCTTACTCAGCATCGGAGAACCCACCCAGGAGAGCAACCATATTCCTGCGCTCAGTGTGGGAAGCGCTTTGCTCGCTCATCATATCTTACTAAACACCAGAGCACCCACTCAGGATAG
- the LOC101945443 gene encoding zinc finger protein 879-like isoform X4, which translates to MERLESEPTLYSPHNATPVPHIHPAIVAPAGSIGAGWAQCPALDIASWLEGLQCYSGLVCPALRHGDTGSGVLAKCEWDCDLVLRVAATLTEVWPACPIMTEGQQDDAAEVVLLFVPGYNTHSRGPASAPEPPLWGESQTQKTLSITFFTRCKPTPIIMVQTFKPPSSVDHCTSASPAITIPLSLCKLCHAELGCLSFQMLVTFEDVAMYFSPAEWALLSEEQKQLYRHVMWENYQTLISLGIQALKPVVISSIERGENLCGPGPIEDEDGDILRGTHPDFPDAEIWDWSVIESSLGFFLTQSSFPGAGARNLSRAEGQTPEEDSGNLESPSPFPGTSVESHSQKTERGRHRKRQCRLQRQRKHLTRKESGTQRGHQRRSRPHLKPPAEGKAGPRKTLYTCRVCREEFKVQRDLISHHWTVHRSQKRYHCSECGESFRRKKDFRAHGKVHRKKRDHPCSECGKIFNRLSHLIAHQRIHTGERPYCCAECGKRFVDISALNSHKRVHSGERPFACAECGKRFMNSSAFRNHQAVHSEKRPHRCNQCGKGFKLASTLTRHQKIHSKERPFLCHECGKKFCLREHLIRHQRIHTGEQPHCCAECGKKFSLLQSLRRHWEIHSTERLHRCAECGKIFGHPENLTRHKRVHTGELYRCTDCGKGFVRLQHLTHHQRIHTGEKPYCCTECGKSFTQSSGLINHQRIHSGERPYPCTQCGKCFAHSSSLTEHLKIHSGERPYSCIQCGKHFARSSSLTQHRRTHPGEQPYSCAQCGKRFARSSYLTKHQSTHSG; encoded by the exons ATGGAGCGACTGGAGAGTGAACCAACCCTGTACTCACCCCACAATGCTACTCCAGTGCCCCACATTCACCCTGCAATAGTGGCTCCAGCAGGGTCcattggggctggctgggcccagtGTCCTGCTCTGGACATTGCATCATGGTTGGAGGGGCTGCAGTGCTACTCAGGTTTGGTCTGCCCAGCCCTCCGGCATGGTGACACAGGGTCAGGAGTGCTGGCTAAATGTGAGTGGGACTGTGACCTGGTGCTCCGGGTTGCTGCGACACTAACTGAAGTTTGGCCTGCCTGTCCCATCATGACAGAGGGTCAGCAGGATGATGCCGCAGAAGTGGTGCTACTCTTTGTGCCAGGATACAACACCCACAGCAGGGGGCCAGCCTCAGCTCCCGAGCCACCACTGTGGGGTGAATCACAGACACAGAAAACACTGTCCATTACTTTTTTTACACGGTGCAAACCCACACCCATAATAATGGTACAAACTTTCAAACCTCCCAGTTCTGTGGACCACTGTACATCTGCCTCACCTGCAATAACTATTCCTCTATCATTGTGTAAACTTTGCCATGCTGAGTTGGGTTGTTTGTCCTTTCAGATGTTGGTGACGTTTGAGGATGTGGCCATGTATTTCTCCCCAGCAGAATGGGCGCTGCTGAGCGAGGAGCAAAAGCAACTTTACAGACATGTCATGTGGGAAAATTACCAGACTCTGATCTCATTAG GAATCCAAGCCCTCAAGCCAGTGGTGATCTCCAGCATAGAGCGAGGAGAAAATCTGTGTGGGCCGGGTCCTATAGAAGATGAAGATGGGGACATCCTGAGAGGAACCCACCCAG ATTTTCCAGATGCAGAGATCTGGGACTGGTCAGTAATTGAAAGCTCCTTGGGCTTCTTCCTCACACAAAGCTCTTTCCCTGGAGCAG GGGCGAGGAacctgagcagggctgaggggcAGACTCCTGAGGAAGACTCTGGCAACCTGGAGTCACCCAGCCCTTTCCCAGGAACATCAGTGGAGAGCCATTCCCAGAAAACTGAGCGGGGAAGGCACCGCAAGAGGCAGTGCAGGCTCCAAAGGCAGAGGAAGCACCTGACTAGAAAGGAGTCAGGAACCCAAAGAGGCCATCAGAGGAGATCCAGGCCACATCTAAAGCCTCCTGCAGAGGGAAAAGCTGGGCCCAGAAAGACCCTATATACCTGCCGTGTGTGCAGAGAAGAATTCAAGGTGCAGAGAGACCTGATAAGCCACCACTGGACGGTTCATAGGAGTCAGAAACGGTATCACTGTAGCGAGTGTGGGGAGAGCTTTAGGAGAAAGAAAGATTTCAGAGCACATGGGAAAGTTCACAGAAAGAAGAGAGACCATCCCTGTTCTGAATGTGGGAAGATATTCAACCGGTTATCGCATCTCATTGCCCACCAGAGAATACAtacgggagagagaccctattgCTGTGCTGAGTGCGGAAAAAGATTCGTCGATATATCAGCTCTTAACAGCCACAAGAGAGTCCACTCAGGAGAGAGACCCTTTGCCTGCGCTGAGTGTGGAAAGCGATTTATGAATTCTTCAGCATTTCGTAATCATCAGGCAGTCCACTCAGAAAAGAGACCCCATCGCTGTAACCAATGTGGGAAAGGCTTCAAACTTGCATCAACTCTTACTAGGCACCAGAAAATCCACAGCAAAGAGAGACCCTTCTTGTGTCATGAGTGTGGGAAAAAGTTCTGCCTACGAGAACATCTGATcagacatcagaggatccacactggggagcagccccattgctgtgctgagtgtgggaaaaaattCAGTCTCCTTCAAAGTCTCAGGAGACACTGGGAAATCCATAGCACGGAGAGACTCCATCGCTGTGCTGAGTGTGGGAAAATATTCGGTCATCCAGAAAATCTCACTAGACACAAGAGAGTACACACTGGGGAACTCTATCGCTGCACTGACTGTGGAAAAGGCTTTGTCCGTCTACAACATCTCACTCaccaccagagaatccacactggagagaaaccctattgctgcactgagtgtgggaaaagtttcacccAATCGTCAGGCCTTATCAACCACCAGAGAATCCATTCAGGAGAGCGACCCTATCCCTGCACACAGTGTGGGAAGTGCTTTGCTCACTCATCATCTCTCACTGAACATCTGAAAATCCATTCAGGAGAGCGACCATATTCCTGCATACAGTGTGGGAAGCACTTTGCTCGCTCATCATCTCTTACTCAGCATCGGAGAACCCACCCAGGAGAGCAACCATATTCCTGCGCTCAGTGTGGGAAGCGCTTTGCTCGCTCATCATATCTTACTAAACACCAGAGCACCCACTCAGGATAG
- the LOC101945443 gene encoding zinc finger protein 250-like isoform X8: MERLESEPTLYSPHNATPVPHIHPAIVAPAGSIGAGWAQCPALDIASWLEGLQCYSGLVCPALRHGDTGSGVLAKCEWDCDLVLRVAATLTEVWPACPIMTEGQQDDAAEVVLLFVPGYNTHSRGPASAPEPPLWGESQTQKTLSITFFTRCKPTPIIMVQTFKPPSSVDHCTSASPAITIPLSLCKLCHAELGCLSFQMLVTFEDVAMYFSPAEWALLSEEQKQLYRHVMWENYQTLISLGIQALKPVVISSIERGENLCGPGPIEDEDGDILRGTHPGARNLSRAEGQTPEEDSGNLESPSPFPGTSVESHSQKTERGRHRKRQCRLQRQRKHLTRKESGTQRGHQRRSRPHLKPPAEGKAGPRKTLYTCRVCREEFKVQRDLISHHWTVHRSQKRYHCSECGESFRRKKDFRAHGKVHRKKRDHPCSECGKIFNRLSHLIAHQRIHTGERPYCCAECGKRFVDISALNSHKRVHSGERPFACAECGKRFMNSSAFRNHQAVHSEKRPHRCNQCGKGFKLASTLTRHQKIHSKERPFLCHECGKKFCLREHLIRHQRIHTGEQPHCCAECGKKFSLLQSLRRHWEIHSTERLHRCAECGKIFGHPENLTRHKRVHTGELYRCTDCGKGFVRLQHLTHHQRIHTGEKPYCCTECGKSFTQSSGLINHQRIHSGERPYPCTQCGKCFAHSSSLTEHLKIHSGERPYSCIQCGKHFARSSSLTQHRRTHPGEQPYSCAQCGKRFARSSYLTKHQSTHSG, from the exons ATGGAGCGACTGGAGAGTGAACCAACCCTGTACTCACCCCACAATGCTACTCCAGTGCCCCACATTCACCCTGCAATAGTGGCTCCAGCAGGGTCcattggggctggctgggcccagtGTCCTGCTCTGGACATTGCATCATGGTTGGAGGGGCTGCAGTGCTACTCAGGTTTGGTCTGCCCAGCCCTCCGGCATGGTGACACAGGGTCAGGAGTGCTGGCTAAATGTGAGTGGGACTGTGACCTGGTGCTCCGGGTTGCTGCGACACTAACTGAAGTTTGGCCTGCCTGTCCCATCATGACAGAGGGTCAGCAGGATGATGCCGCAGAAGTGGTGCTACTCTTTGTGCCAGGATACAACACCCACAGCAGGGGGCCAGCCTCAGCTCCCGAGCCACCACTGTGGGGTGAATCACAGACACAGAAAACACTGTCCATTACTTTTTTTACACGGTGCAAACCCACACCCATAATAATGGTACAAACTTTCAAACCTCCCAGTTCTGTGGACCACTGTACATCTGCCTCACCTGCAATAACTATTCCTCTATCATTGTGTAAACTTTGCCATGCTGAGTTGGGTTGTTTGTCCTTTCAGATGTTGGTGACGTTTGAGGATGTGGCCATGTATTTCTCCCCAGCAGAATGGGCGCTGCTGAGCGAGGAGCAAAAGCAACTTTACAGACATGTCATGTGGGAAAATTACCAGACTCTGATCTCATTAG GAATCCAAGCCCTCAAGCCAGTGGTGATCTCCAGCATAGAGCGAGGAGAAAATCTGTGTGGGCCGGGTCCTATAGAAGATGAAGATGGGGACATCCTGAGAGGAACCCACCCAG GGGCGAGGAacctgagcagggctgaggggcAGACTCCTGAGGAAGACTCTGGCAACCTGGAGTCACCCAGCCCTTTCCCAGGAACATCAGTGGAGAGCCATTCCCAGAAAACTGAGCGGGGAAGGCACCGCAAGAGGCAGTGCAGGCTCCAAAGGCAGAGGAAGCACCTGACTAGAAAGGAGTCAGGAACCCAAAGAGGCCATCAGAGGAGATCCAGGCCACATCTAAAGCCTCCTGCAGAGGGAAAAGCTGGGCCCAGAAAGACCCTATATACCTGCCGTGTGTGCAGAGAAGAATTCAAGGTGCAGAGAGACCTGATAAGCCACCACTGGACGGTTCATAGGAGTCAGAAACGGTATCACTGTAGCGAGTGTGGGGAGAGCTTTAGGAGAAAGAAAGATTTCAGAGCACATGGGAAAGTTCACAGAAAGAAGAGAGACCATCCCTGTTCTGAATGTGGGAAGATATTCAACCGGTTATCGCATCTCATTGCCCACCAGAGAATACAtacgggagagagaccctattgCTGTGCTGAGTGCGGAAAAAGATTCGTCGATATATCAGCTCTTAACAGCCACAAGAGAGTCCACTCAGGAGAGAGACCCTTTGCCTGCGCTGAGTGTGGAAAGCGATTTATGAATTCTTCAGCATTTCGTAATCATCAGGCAGTCCACTCAGAAAAGAGACCCCATCGCTGTAACCAATGTGGGAAAGGCTTCAAACTTGCATCAACTCTTACTAGGCACCAGAAAATCCACAGCAAAGAGAGACCCTTCTTGTGTCATGAGTGTGGGAAAAAGTTCTGCCTACGAGAACATCTGATcagacatcagaggatccacactggggagcagccccattgctgtgctgagtgtgggaaaaaattCAGTCTCCTTCAAAGTCTCAGGAGACACTGGGAAATCCATAGCACGGAGAGACTCCATCGCTGTGCTGAGTGTGGGAAAATATTCGGTCATCCAGAAAATCTCACTAGACACAAGAGAGTACACACTGGGGAACTCTATCGCTGCACTGACTGTGGAAAAGGCTTTGTCCGTCTACAACATCTCACTCaccaccagagaatccacactggagagaaaccctattgctgcactgagtgtgggaaaagtttcacccAATCGTCAGGCCTTATCAACCACCAGAGAATCCATTCAGGAGAGCGACCCTATCCCTGCACACAGTGTGGGAAGTGCTTTGCTCACTCATCATCTCTCACTGAACATCTGAAAATCCATTCAGGAGAGCGACCATATTCCTGCATACAGTGTGGGAAGCACTTTGCTCGCTCATCATCTCTTACTCAGCATCGGAGAACCCACCCAGGAGAGCAACCATATTCCTGCGCTCAGTGTGGGAAGCGCTTTGCTCGCTCATCATATCTTACTAAACACCAGAGCACCCACTCAGGATAG
- the LOC101945443 gene encoding zinc finger protein 250-like isoform X6, producing MERLESEPTLYSPHNATPVPHIHPAIVAPAGSIGAGWAQCPALDIASWLEGLQCYSGLVCPALRHGDTGSGVLAKCEWDCDLVLRVAATLTEVWPACPIMTEGQQDDAAEVVLLFVPGYNTHSRGPASAPEPPLWGESQTQKTLSITFFTRCKPTPIIMVQTFKPPSSVDHCTSASPAITIPLSLCKLCHAELGCLSFQMLVTFEDVAMYFSPAEWALLSEEQKQLYRHVMWENYQTLISLGIQALKPVVISSIERGENLCGPGPIEDEDGDILRGTHPAGARNLSRAEGQTPEEDSGNLESPSPFPGTSVESHSQKTERGRHRKRQCRLQRQRKHLTRKESGTQRGHQRRSRPHLKPPAEGKAGPRKTLYTCRVCREEFKVQRDLISHHWTVHRSQKRYHCSECGESFRRKKDFRAHGKVHRKKRDHPCSECGKIFNRLSHLIAHQRIHTGERPYCCAECGKRFVDISALNSHKRVHSGERPFACAECGKRFMNSSAFRNHQAVHSEKRPHRCNQCGKGFKLASTLTRHQKIHSKERPFLCHECGKKFCLREHLIRHQRIHTGEQPHCCAECGKKFSLLQSLRRHWEIHSTERLHRCAECGKIFGHPENLTRHKRVHTGELYRCTDCGKGFVRLQHLTHHQRIHTGEKPYCCTECGKSFTQSSGLINHQRIHSGERPYPCTQCGKCFAHSSSLTEHLKIHSGERPYSCIQCGKHFARSSSLTQHRRTHPGEQPYSCAQCGKRFARSSYLTKHQSTHSG from the exons ATGGAGCGACTGGAGAGTGAACCAACCCTGTACTCACCCCACAATGCTACTCCAGTGCCCCACATTCACCCTGCAATAGTGGCTCCAGCAGGGTCcattggggctggctgggcccagtGTCCTGCTCTGGACATTGCATCATGGTTGGAGGGGCTGCAGTGCTACTCAGGTTTGGTCTGCCCAGCCCTCCGGCATGGTGACACAGGGTCAGGAGTGCTGGCTAAATGTGAGTGGGACTGTGACCTGGTGCTCCGGGTTGCTGCGACACTAACTGAAGTTTGGCCTGCCTGTCCCATCATGACAGAGGGTCAGCAGGATGATGCCGCAGAAGTGGTGCTACTCTTTGTGCCAGGATACAACACCCACAGCAGGGGGCCAGCCTCAGCTCCCGAGCCACCACTGTGGGGTGAATCACAGACACAGAAAACACTGTCCATTACTTTTTTTACACGGTGCAAACCCACACCCATAATAATGGTACAAACTTTCAAACCTCCCAGTTCTGTGGACCACTGTACATCTGCCTCACCTGCAATAACTATTCCTCTATCATTGTGTAAACTTTGCCATGCTGAGTTGGGTTGTTTGTCCTTTCAGATGTTGGTGACGTTTGAGGATGTGGCCATGTATTTCTCCCCAGCAGAATGGGCGCTGCTGAGCGAGGAGCAAAAGCAACTTTACAGACATGTCATGTGGGAAAATTACCAGACTCTGATCTCATTAG GAATCCAAGCCCTCAAGCCAGTGGTGATCTCCAGCATAGAGCGAGGAGAAAATCTGTGTGGGCCGGGTCCTATAGAAGATGAAGATGGGGACATCCTGAGAGGAACCCACCCAG CAGGGGCGAGGAacctgagcagggctgaggggcAGACTCCTGAGGAAGACTCTGGCAACCTGGAGTCACCCAGCCCTTTCCCAGGAACATCAGTGGAGAGCCATTCCCAGAAAACTGAGCGGGGAAGGCACCGCAAGAGGCAGTGCAGGCTCCAAAGGCAGAGGAAGCACCTGACTAGAAAGGAGTCAGGAACCCAAAGAGGCCATCAGAGGAGATCCAGGCCACATCTAAAGCCTCCTGCAGAGGGAAAAGCTGGGCCCAGAAAGACCCTATATACCTGCCGTGTGTGCAGAGAAGAATTCAAGGTGCAGAGAGACCTGATAAGCCACCACTGGACGGTTCATAGGAGTCAGAAACGGTATCACTGTAGCGAGTGTGGGGAGAGCTTTAGGAGAAAGAAAGATTTCAGAGCACATGGGAAAGTTCACAGAAAGAAGAGAGACCATCCCTGTTCTGAATGTGGGAAGATATTCAACCGGTTATCGCATCTCATTGCCCACCAGAGAATACAtacgggagagagaccctattgCTGTGCTGAGTGCGGAAAAAGATTCGTCGATATATCAGCTCTTAACAGCCACAAGAGAGTCCACTCAGGAGAGAGACCCTTTGCCTGCGCTGAGTGTGGAAAGCGATTTATGAATTCTTCAGCATTTCGTAATCATCAGGCAGTCCACTCAGAAAAGAGACCCCATCGCTGTAACCAATGTGGGAAAGGCTTCAAACTTGCATCAACTCTTACTAGGCACCAGAAAATCCACAGCAAAGAGAGACCCTTCTTGTGTCATGAGTGTGGGAAAAAGTTCTGCCTACGAGAACATCTGATcagacatcagaggatccacactggggagcagccccattgctgtgctgagtgtgggaaaaaattCAGTCTCCTTCAAAGTCTCAGGAGACACTGGGAAATCCATAGCACGGAGAGACTCCATCGCTGTGCTGAGTGTGGGAAAATATTCGGTCATCCAGAAAATCTCACTAGACACAAGAGAGTACACACTGGGGAACTCTATCGCTGCACTGACTGTGGAAAAGGCTTTGTCCGTCTACAACATCTCACTCaccaccagagaatccacactggagagaaaccctattgctgcactgagtgtgggaaaagtttcacccAATCGTCAGGCCTTATCAACCACCAGAGAATCCATTCAGGAGAGCGACCCTATCCCTGCACACAGTGTGGGAAGTGCTTTGCTCACTCATCATCTCTCACTGAACATCTGAAAATCCATTCAGGAGAGCGACCATATTCCTGCATACAGTGTGGGAAGCACTTTGCTCGCTCATCATCTCTTACTCAGCATCGGAGAACCCACCCAGGAGAGCAACCATATTCCTGCGCTCAGTGTGGGAAGCGCTTTGCTCGCTCATCATATCTTACTAAACACCAGAGCACCCACTCAGGATAG